The following DNA comes from Chloroflexota bacterium.
CATGCATTGGATACATGCCGACTTGAGAGAAGTTGACCGTGTAGTTCTAGCCTCGCCCATCTTTTTCATGGGAGTTACTGCCCAAACCAAAGCCATGATTGACCGTTGTCAGGCACTGTGGGTAATAAAATACGTACTTAAACTTCCAGTAGCGTTTAACCCCGGCAAAAAACGCAAAGGAAACTTTGTCTCAGTGGGTGGAACGAGGCTCCAAAATCTGTTTCAGCCAGCCATGGCTACGGTCAAAAGTTGGTTTACAACTCTGGATGTCAGATACACTGGCGAACTGGTCTTCTCTGGAATTGATGAAAGGGAATCCATCCATCTGCATCCAACAGCGCTTAAAGATGCCTTTGCTCTTGGTCAAAAACTAGCCGCTAGTAATCTGACAGAGTAAACTGCGCATCAAGTAAAGACCTATTGCCAGTACTTTATCATTTCCAGTAACTCGTGTTAAAATGTCTCGGCCTGGAATTGCAAAATAGCATAGGAGACCACTCATGACTAGTAAAAAGAAGCAGGAATGGCAAGAAACCACATTAGCTCCAACCCTCAAGCGCTTTCCCGAGCGACAAGAGAAATTTGAGACCAGCTCGGGGATTGATATCTCGCCAGTTTATGCTCCAGAAGATATACCAAATTTCGACTACCTTGCTGCTTTAGGCTATCCTGGAGAGTACCCGTTCACCCGCGGTATACAACCCAACATGTATCGCGGTAGACTATGGACAATGCGTCAGTATGCCGGCTTTGGCACTGCTGAGGAATCTAACAAGCGTTACCGCTACTTGCTGGAACAAGGGCAGACTGGCTTGAGCATTGCCTTTCAGTTGCCTACCCAAATCGGCTATGATTCAGACCATCCCCTGGCTAGGGGTGAAGTTGGTAAGGTTGGAGTGGCTATAGATACTTTGGAGGACATGGAAATTCTTTTTAAGGATATTCCGTTAGACAAGGTCAGTACATCCATGACCATAAATTCTACCGCCCCTATCCTTCTGGCTATGTACATTGCCCTAGTTAAAAAGCAAGGAGTTGACCCGGCTAAGCTGGACGGCACCATTCAGAATGATATCCTAAAGGAATATATTGCCCGGGGCACGCACATTTTTCCGCCTCGTCCATCAATGCGCCTGACAACTGATATCTTTGCTTATTGCAGCCAGCATGTCCCACGGTGGAACACCATCAGTATCAGCGGTTACCATATACGCGAAGCTGGTTCCACAGCAGCTCAGGAAATCGCCTTTACCCTGGCTAACGGTATTGCCTACGTTCAGGCAGCCATTGATGCCGGGCTGGATGTGGATGAATTTGGTGGCCGGCTCTCTTTCTTTTTCAACGCACATAACAATCTTTTTGAAGAGGTGGCTAAGTTTAGGGCTGCGCGTCATCTCTGGGCTAAGATTATGAGCCAGGGGTTTAAAGCTAAGGACCCTCGCTCGATGATGCTGCGCTTCCATGCGCAAACCGCCGGCTGTACCCTGACCGCACAACAACCATACAACAATATCGTCAGAGTAGCTGTCCAAGCCCTGGCCGCAACTCTAGGTGGAACACAATCGCTTCATACAAATTCCTTCGATGAAGCGTATGCTACACCATCTCAAGAGGCAGTAACCATTGCCCTGCGCACTCAGCAACTCCTAGCTTATGAGACAGGCATTGGTGATGTCGTTGACCCACTTGGTGGGTCGTATTTCATAGAATACATCACCGAGGCTTTAGAAAGACAAGCTACCGAATACATTGATAAAATCGACAAGCTGGGTGGTGCTGTAGCTGCCATAGAGCAAGGTTTCCAACAAAAAGAAATCCAAGAAAGCTCTTATCGTCAGCAGAAGAACATCGAGGAAAACAAAGCAACCGTGATAGGTGTCAACAAATTTGTCTCATCGTCCCCCAAAATAGCAGAACTACTGCGAGTAAACCCTGAGCTGGAAATAAAACAAAAAGAAAGATTATCCCAAGTAAAGAAAAATAGAGACAAGGACAAGGTTACCAAGGCGCTTAAAAACCTGGAAGAGGTAGCCCGCAGCCAAGATAACACCATGCCAGCATTTATCGATTGTGTTGAGGCTTATGCCAGTATCGGTGAGATATGTGATGTGCTGCGCAAAGTTTTTGGTACCCAGAAAGAATACCTTGCTTTCTGAAGATGGATAAGCGTATAAATGCATAAAATTAAACACAGGAGGAGCGCCAGATGGATTTTCAGTTAACCGAGGAGCAAAAGATGTTCCAAGCTATGGTACGCGACTTTGCTACCAACGAGGTCAAGCCATTAGCAGCAAAAATCGATGAAGAGGGGAACTGCCCGGACGAAATTATAAAGAAGGCGGCCAGTTTGGGCCTGTTCGGCATTACTATTGATGAGGAGTATGGAGGCAGCGGTGGCGATTATCTATCTATGGCTATTGCTGCAGAAGAATTATGTCGGGCTTCGGCTTCCGTGGGCACAGTCTTTCTAGCCAGCTTATCATTGGCCTGCTACCCTATTTACAAATTTGGAAATGAAGAACAAAAGCATAAATATGTTACACCCGTAGCCAAAGGAGAAAAATTAGCCTGTTTCGCATTGACCGAATCTGGGGCGGGAAGCGATGCCGGAGCTTTAGAAACAACTGCCATATTGCAGGACGACAAATACATTATTAATGGCACTAAGATATTCATAACCAATGGTGCTGAAGCTGGAATAGCTACGGTTTTTGCCACCATTGACAAATCGCTGGGACATCGGGGCATAACTGCCTTCATCGTTGAAAAAGGTACCCCGGGCTTCTCTGTAGGCAAGGAGGAGAACAAGCTTGGTATACGCGGCTCATCGACAACAGAGTTGGTATTCGAAAACTGTCAGATACCGGCAGCCAACCTGTTGGGTGAACAAAGTCGTGGGTTAAGGGTAGCCTTAGAGGCCATAGATTCCAGCCGTGTCACTGTAGCTGCCCAAGCGCTAGGTATCGCTCAGGCGGCATTTGATGATTCTCTTGCCTATGCCAAAGAACGCCAGCAATTCGGACAAGCGATAGCCAACTTCCAGGCAATTCAGTGGATGCTCGCTGATATGGCAACCCATATTGATGCTGCTCGGCTGTTGACCTACAGGGCTGCCTGGCTCAAAGACCATAATATGCCATTTATGAAAGAGGCAGCTATGGCAAAAGTCTATGCTGCTGAAACCTCCAAAATGGTTACTAATAATGCCGTTCAAATTCATGGTGGTTATGGCTACTGCAAAGACTATCCAGTAGAACGCTATCTGCGCGATGCTAAAATAACCGAAATCTATGAGGGGACCTCAGAAATGCAGAGAATGACCATAGCCCGAGCTCTTACTAGAGGGGATTAAAGGAGAAAAATGATTAAAAAAGTTCACCATGTTGCTATTGTAGTCAAAAATCTGGATGAGGCACTTCAACTTTACGATAACCTCTTTGGGGCTAAACCCAGCAAGATAGAAACTTTGCCACAGCAAGGAGTAAAAGCAGCCCTCTTGCCTATGGCTGAAGGTGGGGAAATCGAGTTTCTCGAGCCGATTGACCCGCAAAGCGGTGTAGGCAAATTTCTCGAAAGCCGGGGCGAGGGAATTCATCATATATGCTTCGAAGTTGAGAACGTTGACCAGGAGCTTTGTACCTTAGCTGATAAAGGTGTTCAACTGATTGACAAGGAAGGCCGCCCCGGTCTAGCCGGTAAAGTCGGCTTCCTACATCCTAAATCAACCAAAGGGGTACTCATTGAACTGGCGCAGAAAGTATAAGGAGAAGGGCTGATGGCAGAAGAAGCAAAAATTCGAGTATTAGTTGCAAAACCAGGCCTTGATGGTCATGACCGTGGAGCTAAGGTTGTTGCCAGAGCACTCCGAGATGCCGGAATGGAAGT
Coding sequences within:
- the mce gene encoding methylmalonyl-CoA epimerase, translating into MIKKVHHVAIVVKNLDEALQLYDNLFGAKPSKIETLPQQGVKAALLPMAEGGEIEFLEPIDPQSGVGKFLESRGEGIHHICFEVENVDQELCTLADKGVQLIDKEGRPGLAGKVGFLHPKSTKGVLIELAQKV
- a CDS encoding methylmalonyl-CoA mutase; translated protein: MTSKKKQEWQETTLAPTLKRFPERQEKFETSSGIDISPVYAPEDIPNFDYLAALGYPGEYPFTRGIQPNMYRGRLWTMRQYAGFGTAEESNKRYRYLLEQGQTGLSIAFQLPTQIGYDSDHPLARGEVGKVGVAIDTLEDMEILFKDIPLDKVSTSMTINSTAPILLAMYIALVKKQGVDPAKLDGTIQNDILKEYIARGTHIFPPRPSMRLTTDIFAYCSQHVPRWNTISISGYHIREAGSTAAQEIAFTLANGIAYVQAAIDAGLDVDEFGGRLSFFFNAHNNLFEEVAKFRAARHLWAKIMSQGFKAKDPRSMMLRFHAQTAGCTLTAQQPYNNIVRVAVQALAATLGGTQSLHTNSFDEAYATPSQEAVTIALRTQQLLAYETGIGDVVDPLGGSYFIEYITEALERQATEYIDKIDKLGGAVAAIEQGFQQKEIQESSYRQQKNIEENKATVIGVNKFVSSSPKIAELLRVNPELEIKQKERLSQVKKNRDKDKVTKALKNLEEVARSQDNTMPAFIDCVEAYASIGEICDVLRKVFGTQKEYLAF
- a CDS encoding flavodoxin family protein, which codes for MSKSPETRPSSKLKVLGIAGSPRRDGNTDQLLQQVMAGASSQGAETKTVILSELNIAPCRHCDGCIKTGKCVIDDDMHWIHADLREVDRVVLASPIFFMGVTAQTKAMIDRCQALWVIKYVLKLPVAFNPGKKRKGNFVSVGGTRLQNLFQPAMATVKSWFTTLDVRYTGELVFSGIDERESIHLHPTALKDAFALGQKLAASNLTE
- a CDS encoding acyl-CoA dehydrogenase, translated to MDFQLTEEQKMFQAMVRDFATNEVKPLAAKIDEEGNCPDEIIKKAASLGLFGITIDEEYGGSGGDYLSMAIAAEELCRASASVGTVFLASLSLACYPIYKFGNEEQKHKYVTPVAKGEKLACFALTESGAGSDAGALETTAILQDDKYIINGTKIFITNGAEAGIATVFATIDKSLGHRGITAFIVEKGTPGFSVGKEENKLGIRGSSTTELVFENCQIPAANLLGEQSRGLRVALEAIDSSRVTVAAQALGIAQAAFDDSLAYAKERQQFGQAIANFQAIQWMLADMATHIDAARLLTYRAAWLKDHNMPFMKEAAMAKVYAAETSKMVTNNAVQIHGGYGYCKDYPVERYLRDAKITEIYEGTSEMQRMTIARALTRGD